The DNA window ATAATCTTAAGCTGCCGATCCAAACTTTTTATGTAGAGGAAGCGGCGAATCAGCTTATCTAAATAGTCACGCAGTTGATTGCCTGGATCTTTCATAGGTTGCTCGTCCTCGCATAGTACGTATAACTATTATCATACGGCATTCCCCCAGCATATCAACGCTTGCTCCTAACGAACCCCGCCCTGCTATACTGCGAAACGACTCTCTTGATTGGTTACGCAGGCAATGTAATCCATCATATTACAATCTTCAAGGGAAATGCAGGCATAGTCTAAGGAAACTGAGCATATTTTCCCCTCTCTTTGTAAGAGAGGGGCCCCACGAAGTGGGAGGGGTGAGTTATTAACCGGCGGACTAATCGCTAGCCGCTGACTTTTCCGCCGCTTGTCTGGCGGCTTGCCCGGCATCCTTACAGGCCAAACGGGCGTAGCAACGTAGCCGGGCGATCTCAACATGTCTTCTCTGCTTTCTTGGCAGTTTGCTTCCCGCTTTTTTCCCATTTCCCTCTCAATCTTCAATCGACAACCTTCAATTCTCAATCGTCAATGTACCATCCCGGCGCTCTCTTCCGCCCACCGGTAACTCGAAACCTGAAACTCGAAACTTGAAACTTATTTTTTCGCGCATCTCGCGCACCAGGCGAACGACAAACCGCATCCAGAGTCTTATATTCCGGCACTATGATGATGCCGCCGCCATATCGCCCCGCCCTGCTCCCAGTCCCGCAGAAAGCGGGGAGTTTACCCCGCGTAACGAAGTGTAGCGGGGCTGGTTGTGGAGTAGAAAATTCTACACCCCGGATTTAACACTCCCGTCGGGAAAAAATTCTAAAATGCCGAATTTTGTATGGATTTTGTTGAATTTCATCACTGGCTACCCAGAATATGCGGTTATAAAACGGGGCCCGTCTCCCCCGGCAAAACGATTCACACTGTCAAGTCTTGATTTAGCTTAGCCCACGGTTTTAACCGTGGGATTGGGGCGGCAAAATAAAATATGAACTCCTTCAGGAGTTCTCTCCCTAGTACCGATACCCCTCCGGCTTGTAGGGGCCGTCCACATCCACGCCCAGATAGTCAGCCTGTTCAGGGGAAAGTTGCGTGAGCTCCACACCCAGCTTGGGCAGGTGCAGACGGGCCACTTCCTCATCCAGCTTCTTGGGCAACAGGTAGACTTTTTGCTCCAGATCCTCCTTCCAGAGCATCATCTGGGCCAGAATCTGGTTGGTAAAAGAGCAGGACATGACAAAAGAGGGATGGCCGGTGGCGTTGCCCAGGTTTACCAGCCGCCCCCGGCTGAGTAGGATAATGGAATGCCCGTCGGGGAAAGTGAACTTGTCCACCTGGGGCTTGATGTTCTCCTCGCTGATACCCGGCGTGTTCAATAGGTACTTCACGTCGATTTCGATATCGAAGTGGCCGATATTGCACACAATGGCATTATGCTTCATGCGTTCCATGTGCGCGCCGGTAATCACATGCATGCAGCCGGTGCCGGTGACGAAGATATCGCCGGTCTCACACACCGCGTCCATGGTCCTGACCTCGAAGCCTTCCATGGCCGCCTGGAGGGCATTGATGGGATCAGCCTCGGTAATGATCACCCGGGCGCCGTAGCCCCGCATGGATTGGGCACAGCCCTTGCCCACGTCACCGTAGCCGGCAATCACCACGATCTTACCCGCCAGCATGATGTCGGTGGCCCGCTTGATGCCATCGGCCAGGCTCTCCCGGTTGCCGTACTTGTTATCGAACTTGGACTTGGTCACCGAGTCGTTCACGTTTACCGCGGGGAAGGGCAGACTACCCTCGCGCTCCATCCGATGGAGGCGGTGGACGCCGGTGGTGGTCTCCTCGGAAACCCCCCGAACCGCTGGAATGAGCTCGGGGTGCTTTTCGATTACGACAAGCGTCAGGTCACCGCCGTCATCGATCAGTAGCTGTGGTCCTTTGCCCCCGGGGAACCTGAGGGTCTGTTCGATGCACCACCAGTAGTCTTTTTCCGTCTCACCTTTCCAGGCAAAGACCGGCACGCCGCGGGCGGCGATCGCGGCGGCGGCATGATCCTGGGTGGAGAAAATGTTGCAAGAGGACCACCGCACTTCGGCCCCGAGCGCCCGTAAGGTTTCAATCAAGACCGCCGTCTGGACGGTCATATGGACGCAGCCGGTAATGCGGGCACCTTGAAGCGGTTTGCTGGAGCTGTACTTGGCCCTCAAGGCCATGAGGCCGGGCATCTCCTCCTCGGCCAGGATTATTTCTTTACGGCCGAAATCGGCCAGGGTGATATCGGCTATCTTGTAATCCGGAACAACGGTCTTTTTATCATCGCTTCCGGTTGCCGTATCGGATGCTACCTCTTGAACTGCCATCGGTTACCCTT is part of the Candidatus Neomarinimicrobiota bacterium genome and encodes:
- the ahcY gene encoding adenosylhomocysteinase translates to MAVQEVASDTATGSDDKKTVVPDYKIADITLADFGRKEIILAEEEMPGLMALRAKYSSSKPLQGARITGCVHMTVQTAVLIETLRALGAEVRWSSCNIFSTQDHAAAAIAARGVPVFAWKGETEKDYWWCIEQTLRFPGGKGPQLLIDDGGDLTLVVIEKHPELIPAVRGVSEETTTGVHRLHRMEREGSLPFPAVNVNDSVTKSKFDNKYGNRESLADGIKRATDIMLAGKIVVIAGYGDVGKGCAQSMRGYGARVIITEADPINALQAAMEGFEVRTMDAVCETGDIFVTGTGCMHVITGAHMERMKHNAIVCNIGHFDIEIDVKYLLNTPGISEENIKPQVDKFTFPDGHSIILLSRGRLVNLGNATGHPSFVMSCSFTNQILAQMMLWKEDLEQKVYLLPKKLDEEVARLHLPKLGVELTQLSPEQADYLGVDVDGPYKPEGYRY